One window from the genome of Candidatus Obscuribacterales bacterium encodes:
- a CDS encoding lysozyme — MSKTSQRGLELIMEFEGLELEAYQDSVGVWTIGYGHTRGVRPGDRITEEQARAFLKVDVMDAEKAINRLVEVDLNQNQFDALVAWTYNLGSGNLANSTLLKKINEGKFDEAQEEFDRWVYAGGRQLRGLVRRRDAEEALWGRPFNWYDSLKLEE; from the coding sequence ATGTCCAAAACTAGCCAGAGGGGCCTAGAACTCATCATGGAGTTTGAGGGCCTAGAGCTTGAGGCTTATCAGGACAGCGTAGGTGTATGGACTATCGGGTACGGGCACACTAGGGGTGTCCGGCCCGGTGATCGCATCACAGAGGAGCAGGCTCGTGCCTTCCTCAAGGTGGATGTGATGGATGCTGAGAAGGCAATCAATAGGCTGGTAGAAGTTGATCTAAACCAGAACCAGTTTGATGCTCTCGTAGCATGGACATACAACCTAGGGTCCGGTAATCTCGCTAATAGTACTCTCTTGAAGAAGATCAATGAGGGGAAATTCGACGAAGCTCAGGAAGAGTTCGATAGGTGGGTATACGCAGGAGGGAGACAACTGAGGGGATTGGTACGTAGGCGGGATGCCGAAGAGGCATTGTGGGGCCGTCCCTTTAACTGGTACGACTCCCTTAAACTAGAGGAATAA